From the Bdellovibrio reynosensis genome, one window contains:
- a CDS encoding UbiA prenyltransferase family protein, whose translation MLSFFFRMRLFDEIKDYEVDLKVNPTRPLARGILSVIQVKKALIGLIIFELVLAACFGRNAFLIHAMAIGYSLLMYEEFFIGEILRPHLTTYAVTHTFVSVLLGLSSAVAMSGVDITLLSPAILFFFLMNWAFFNLFEFARKTFAPTEERPHVPSYSNIFGCHGAWALSISQVILGVGIIAWYFSLPLFAVAAGIYILISLGYLLKKTNKTANLFRNISGVYLLLHYLILIYVVGA comes from the coding sequence ATGCTTTCTTTCTTTTTCCGCATGCGCTTGTTTGATGAGATCAAAGACTATGAAGTGGATTTGAAGGTCAATCCCACTCGTCCCCTGGCTCGCGGTATCTTAAGCGTTATCCAAGTAAAAAAAGCACTGATTGGATTAATCATCTTCGAACTTGTTTTAGCGGCTTGCTTTGGGCGAAATGCTTTTTTGATTCATGCAATGGCTATTGGTTATAGTCTGTTAATGTATGAAGAGTTTTTTATTGGCGAAATTCTTCGTCCTCACCTCACCACTTATGCAGTTACTCACACCTTCGTCAGCGTGCTTTTAGGTCTTTCAAGTGCCGTGGCTATGAGTGGCGTTGATATTACACTCTTATCGCCCGCTATTTTATTTTTCTTTCTAATGAACTGGGCCTTTTTTAACCTCTTTGAATTTGCGCGAAAAACTTTCGCACCGACCGAGGAAAGACCCCACGTTCCAAGCTATTCAAATATTTTTGGCTGCCATGGGGCTTGGGCCCTTTCGATCAGTCAAGTGATACTGGGTGTAGGAATAATTGCCTGGTATTTTTCGCTTCCGCTTTTTGCGGTGGCCGCTGGAATTTATATCTTAATAAGCCTGGGATACCTGCTTAAGAAAACAAACAAAACCGCGAATCTTTTTAGAAATATTTCCGGCGTTTATTTACTTTTGCATTACCTCATTCTTATTTACGTCGTGGGAGCTTAA
- a CDS encoding DUF3419 family protein, whose amino-acid sequence MAKEYFSDLNYTLANEDTRIEFELLQNNADRVFSIAGSGARCLPLIAKNPKYLDVIDMSVSQLYLCELRLQSMKTLTYEEYLFLLGYRGALPEGDDTGDDRVALFGKLKLSEEATKYWTERIDGWKSHGFILLGRWESHFQKLGSLFRDVLKCDFTPIFAAQSLEEQVALHKKHWPTLRWNSFIRIAASEYVFNKFLYKGHFSGKADHKTEQRGPSQFIMEEFDRIFRTQLVRKNYFMQILFLGRIAFEEGLPLEAQRHIFEAVKNSKTEVRYLHGNLLEHLPLHAYDFISLSDTISYLPADDANQILQRLNAGTKPGSYMVIRSFMRAPTAVDTKGWADAKGKNEWAQHKDGTGVYQFHIYTKS is encoded by the coding sequence ATGGCTAAAGAGTATTTTTCGGACTTGAACTACACGTTAGCAAACGAAGATACGCGTATTGAATTTGAGCTTCTGCAGAACAATGCTGATCGCGTTTTCAGTATTGCAGGCTCCGGTGCTCGCTGCTTGCCTTTGATAGCAAAAAATCCAAAATATCTCGATGTCATTGATATGTCGGTTAGCCAACTTTATTTGTGTGAACTTCGCTTGCAGTCCATGAAGACGCTGACCTATGAAGAATACTTATTCCTTTTAGGATATCGCGGAGCTTTACCAGAGGGCGATGATACGGGTGATGACCGTGTAGCTTTGTTCGGAAAGTTGAAACTTTCTGAAGAAGCCACCAAATATTGGACAGAAAGAATTGATGGGTGGAAATCCCATGGATTTATTTTATTAGGTCGTTGGGAATCCCACTTTCAAAAACTCGGATCCTTATTCAGAGACGTTTTAAAGTGTGATTTCACGCCGATCTTTGCCGCCCAGTCGTTGGAAGAACAAGTGGCTCTTCATAAAAAACATTGGCCCACGCTGCGTTGGAATAGTTTTATCCGTATTGCTGCAAGTGAATATGTATTTAATAAGTTTTTATATAAGGGCCATTTCAGCGGTAAGGCCGATCATAAAACAGAGCAACGTGGTCCTTCGCAATTTATCATGGAAGAGTTTGATAGAATCTTCCGCACCCAACTAGTTCGCAAAAACTATTTCATGCAGATTTTGTTTTTAGGTCGAATTGCTTTTGAAGAAGGCTTGCCACTGGAAGCGCAACGCCACATTTTTGAAGCTGTGAAGAATTCAAAAACTGAAGTGCGCTATTTACATGGTAATTTGTTAGAACACCTTCCATTGCACGCCTACGATTTTATTTCTTTGTCAGACACTATTTCTTATTTGCCGGCGGACGATGCCAATCAGATCTTACAAAGATTGAATGCGGGAACTAAGCCAGGAAGCTATATGGTGATTCGCTCTTTCATGCGTGCCCCTACGGCTGTTGATACCAAGGGCTGGGCTGATGCTAAAGGTAAAAATGAGTGGGCTCAGCATAAGGACGGAACGGGTGTTTATCAGTTTCATATTTATACAAAATCCTAA
- a CDS encoding phosphoenolpyruvate synthase, giving the protein MLVTPKSTLFFAKNEAGGKGFNLFLMSQAGLPVPEWVVFGKRYFHEFLQSPGVKSALEISLDKLQQGSLTAAQAEQEIVALFDKTAIPTSVEKSLIEALKTLGEDKVFSVRSSAADEDSLAHSFAGQLSSFLYVNGKDDILKYIKGCWASAFSERGLVYRLENKIDLKKISVSVVLQRMIDPDKSGVLFTCDPVAKKTDTYVASAVYGVGEGLVSGALDADSFWLDANHGKLLRQEVVEKKEMMKKSSSGHCELKVVAEPLVNTASLSEQELNQLHQLGQLIHKQYHRPQDIEWAIENGKLYVLQTRPVTSLDQDLIGYPNLWDNSNIIESYGGLTSPLSFSFALRNYKAVYVQFCEVLGVPNEIIKDMDSYLGNMLGSVNGRVYYNLFNWYKLVGVLPGFKQNREFMETMMGVSEALSDEIANRIKPHPSWDTPMGRIRKIVTGFNFIKYHFTIQSVVDDFLQTFHRDYDRFRTMDLKRMRGDQLVRVYLDMERNMMGRWKAPIINDFLCMVHFGLLRKLTLTWLKELDSTIQNDLLAGEGGLESAEPTKALLRLANKASKNEGLRQLIESVDPKDGLEAISQSPYQEFYKSVLDYLDRFGFRCMSEMKLEEIDLLTDPSYLFVCLKNYLKSGQTEIHDDTHEKSLRNGAEEKVAAHLTGFKKKVYFWVLKHARKAVKNRENTRFARTRIYGIARTIFQTVGEDLASVGAIENPRDVFWLTIEEVFGIYDGTLPSPNLKAFIDIRKKDYERFQEDTDPRIMTRGAVYWNNTFIKEEDLSQISSETGDWDLKGLPCCPGILEGTVKVILNPTDNLELNGEILVTARTDPGWVPLYPAISGLLVERGSLLSHSAIVAREMGIPAIVSIPGLTKKIKTGMRVRIDAKAGTIKILSEE; this is encoded by the coding sequence ATGTTAGTAACACCCAAGTCCACCCTGTTTTTTGCTAAGAATGAAGCCGGAGGAAAAGGTTTCAACCTTTTCCTAATGTCGCAAGCAGGACTTCCTGTACCTGAATGGGTGGTGTTTGGGAAACGCTACTTTCATGAATTCTTGCAATCCCCTGGCGTAAAATCAGCACTTGAAATTTCGTTAGATAAATTGCAGCAGGGATCTTTAACGGCAGCGCAAGCTGAACAAGAAATCGTAGCTTTATTTGATAAGACAGCCATACCCACTTCCGTTGAAAAATCTTTGATCGAAGCATTAAAAACTTTAGGTGAAGACAAAGTTTTTTCCGTACGCTCGTCAGCGGCGGATGAGGATAGCTTAGCCCATTCCTTTGCGGGTCAACTTTCTAGCTTCCTTTACGTGAACGGTAAGGATGATATCTTAAAATATATCAAGGGCTGTTGGGCTTCCGCTTTTTCAGAGCGTGGTTTAGTTTATCGCCTTGAAAACAAGATCGACCTAAAAAAGATTTCAGTTTCTGTCGTTCTTCAACGAATGATAGACCCAGATAAATCCGGAGTTCTTTTTACCTGTGATCCGGTGGCGAAGAAAACCGACACCTATGTCGCTTCTGCGGTGTATGGCGTGGGTGAAGGACTGGTTTCAGGCGCCCTTGATGCCGATTCTTTCTGGTTAGACGCAAATCACGGAAAGTTGCTTCGTCAGGAAGTCGTAGAGAAAAAAGAAATGATGAAGAAGTCATCATCAGGGCACTGTGAACTTAAAGTTGTAGCAGAACCTTTAGTAAATACGGCTTCACTGAGTGAGCAAGAATTAAATCAGCTTCATCAGCTGGGCCAACTGATTCACAAGCAATATCACCGTCCACAGGATATCGAGTGGGCCATTGAAAATGGCAAACTTTATGTTTTACAAACGCGTCCTGTGACAAGTTTAGATCAGGATCTTATTGGCTATCCGAACTTATGGGACAATTCGAACATCATTGAATCCTATGGCGGCTTGACTTCACCACTCAGCTTTAGTTTTGCCCTTCGCAATTATAAAGCCGTCTACGTGCAGTTTTGTGAAGTCCTAGGTGTTCCAAACGAGATCATTAAGGACATGGATTCTTACCTTGGCAACATGCTGGGATCGGTAAACGGTCGCGTTTATTATAACCTATTTAACTGGTACAAGCTTGTTGGGGTTCTTCCGGGCTTTAAACAAAATCGTGAGTTCATGGAAACCATGATGGGTGTATCTGAAGCGCTCAGCGATGAAATTGCTAATCGCATTAAACCCCATCCTTCGTGGGATACGCCCATGGGTCGTATCCGCAAAATCGTGACTGGATTTAACTTCATAAAGTATCACTTCACTATTCAAAGTGTGGTTGATGATTTCTTGCAAACCTTCCACCGTGACTATGACCGCTTCCGCACCATGGATTTAAAACGCATGCGCGGCGACCAGTTAGTTCGCGTTTATCTTGATATGGAAAGAAATATGATGGGTCGCTGGAAGGCGCCGATCATCAATGACTTCCTATGCATGGTGCATTTTGGATTATTGCGAAAACTGACTTTGACGTGGCTAAAAGAACTAGATTCAACAATTCAAAATGACCTTTTAGCTGGTGAAGGTGGTTTAGAAAGTGCTGAACCAACTAAAGCCCTCTTGCGACTTGCAAATAAAGCCTCTAAAAATGAAGGCCTTCGCCAATTAATTGAGTCCGTGGACCCGAAAGATGGTTTAGAAGCCATCAGCCAGTCCCCGTACCAAGAATTTTATAAGTCTGTTTTAGATTATTTAGATCGCTTCGGCTTCCGTTGCATGAGCGAGATGAAGTTAGAAGAAATTGATCTATTAACAGATCCAAGCTATCTGTTCGTTTGCCTTAAAAACTACTTAAAATCAGGACAAACTGAAATCCACGATGACACCCATGAAAAGTCACTGCGCAATGGGGCTGAAGAAAAAGTAGCGGCACACTTGACCGGCTTTAAAAAGAAGGTTTATTTCTGGGTGCTTAAGCATGCTAGAAAAGCGGTTAAAAACCGCGAGAACACTCGTTTCGCACGAACTCGCATTTATGGTATCGCGCGCACGATCTTCCAAACCGTTGGTGAAGATTTAGCCTCTGTCGGTGCCATCGAAAACCCGCGGGACGTATTCTGGCTGACAATCGAAGAAGTCTTTGGGATCTATGATGGAACTTTACCGTCGCCGAACTTAAAGGCCTTTATTGATATCCGCAAAAAAGATTATGAACGCTTCCAAGAAGACACCGACCCACGCATTATGACCCGTGGAGCCGTCTACTGGAATAATACGTTTATTAAAGAAGAAGATCTGTCGCAGATTTCTAGCGAAACTGGCGATTGGGATCTAAAGGGTCTGCCATGCTGCCCAGGAATTTTAGAAGGCACCGTGAAGGTGATCTTAAATCCTACAGATAACTTAGAACTCAACGGCGAAATTCTGGTGACAGCGAGAACCGATCCAGGATGGGTACCTCTTTATCCTGCGATTTCGGGGCTTTTAGTAGAGCGCGGAAGTCTGCTTTCCCATTCAGCCATCGTGGCCCGGGAAATGGGAATCCCAGCTATCGTCAGCATTCCTGGTTTAACGAAGAAAATTAAAACCGGAATGAGAGTACGAATCGATGCTAAAGCTGGAACCATCAAGATTCTTTCAGAAGAATAA
- a CDS encoding alginate export family protein translates to MRFGLFLIFVLSSVIARADLTGAARYEYIRGSEEELAHRLLVKSKLNSNLGPFGIFIEGFGEVEGNEDQAFIRRSPTKGYLQEAYLEFKLESFYVRVGRQALRWSESWTLPSLDVWTGRRFNRLFFDPLADQLTHPTGATFTYAADTFSLELAGIGEVAETTYPIPLPQVENEKNTSFGARAKWTLGGFGFSAMSAQVLQKNTFGATANYAFETAVPKIELGRTVNSSILSPFVKYSDYQTVGCDIFLGNWILLPQISMFKADSSSEIFEEQTSYYLSAQWNPNRHDIQVQVFTNTTTEDSFGSISYGYNWTDYFTILGFVQNYSGQSGLYKIYEEITGGPVFGLRMELSGNLAF, encoded by the coding sequence GTGAGATTTGGTCTTTTCCTGATTTTTGTTTTATCCAGTGTCATAGCTCGGGCTGACCTAACAGGCGCTGCCCGCTATGAATACATCCGCGGTTCTGAAGAAGAGCTAGCGCATCGCTTATTAGTTAAATCAAAACTGAATTCGAACCTGGGGCCTTTTGGAATTTTTATTGAAGGTTTCGGCGAAGTCGAAGGTAATGAAGATCAAGCCTTTATTCGCCGCTCGCCAACTAAAGGCTATCTGCAAGAAGCTTATTTAGAATTTAAGTTAGAATCTTTTTACGTACGGGTCGGAAGACAAGCTTTACGTTGGAGTGAATCTTGGACATTGCCATCGCTTGATGTGTGGACGGGAAGACGCTTTAATCGTTTGTTCTTTGATCCGCTTGCAGATCAATTGACCCATCCCACCGGAGCGACCTTCACTTATGCTGCTGATACCTTTTCATTAGAACTTGCGGGAATTGGTGAAGTCGCTGAAACGACATATCCTATTCCACTTCCTCAAGTTGAAAACGAAAAGAACACTAGCTTTGGGGCAAGAGCAAAATGGACCCTGGGCGGCTTTGGCTTTTCTGCCATGAGTGCTCAAGTTCTTCAGAAAAATACGTTTGGAGCGACCGCAAATTATGCCTTTGAAACAGCCGTTCCTAAGATTGAACTAGGGCGCACGGTCAACTCTAGCATCTTAAGTCCCTTTGTTAAATACAGCGATTACCAAACCGTGGGTTGCGATATCTTTTTAGGAAATTGGATTTTGTTACCTCAGATCAGTATGTTTAAAGCAGACTCATCCAGTGAAATCTTTGAAGAACAGACGTCTTATTATTTGTCAGCGCAATGGAACCCTAACCGTCATGACATTCAGGTACAGGTTTTTACCAATACCACAACGGAAGATTCCTTTGGCAGCATAAGTTATGGTTATAATTGGACTGACTACTTTACTATCTTAGGCTTTGTGCAAAATTATTCCGGGCAAAGTGGACTTTATAAGATTTATGAAGAAATCACCGGCGGACCTGTGTTTGGTTTACGCATGGAACTTTCAGGCAACTTGGCATTTTAA
- a CDS encoding tail fiber domain-containing protein codes for MKLIFTLFAFLFSLPASAAIGSLFTYEGVLTDSSGTPIASTQTVTFQILYSPTCVVYSETQSVTPGTDGEFSVIVGTGSRTDTTANAIDRIFATSGSVACQDGTTVNPAGQAIRSLHIKVGSTDLSPDVTLGNVPLALNAYRLEDKAASDFVLKSSVTTCAVGQYLSFDGVSFSCQNDSGGAGMVSDVNVTTPLTKGGTASIPVIGISVGTTAGTVAAGNDARFTDARTPTGNAGGDLSGTFPNPTVSKLQGVSVSAVAPNSGQFLKYDGASWIPSAIAMTDVTNLNSTLATYHTNAAFNTAVGSANCAAHQTPYWNSVSSSFQCQAINVSVAGDISGTIGAVSVNKIKGVAVDTTGLIAGQVLKYDGTKWAAANDDNSGGGGGGGTVTNVATGTGLSGGPITSSGTISLDNTAVTAGSYTRASITVDAQGRLTAANNGPAISLTADVTGTLPLANGGTGQSTALAAFNGLSPLTTKGDLVVNDGTNDIRLPVGTNGQVLTANSAQASGLQWASLPSGTVTNVSGTLPIIVATGSSTPSISINDATTSSKGAVQVGAGISVVSGTIAADPANFPSAVPVSKGGTGVTTFSPNRLLTTNGSGSAVSFMNCGMGQLISFDASGIPVCANAPNSFNNGGNNFGATAVFGTNDNFDINIKTNSTNRMTVSSSGDVHITGGALSVGSMNPLARVDISTDNNSSSVYNRVYSSGSSLHHPSFVGVRGRGTQASPVVASSGDKLAGFYGADQTSAGTAIFSGMSVVASENHSGSALGTRLEFSTIQNTTTTANLGMTIDHNSRVYVGTSSGISKLTVFDTNGAAIEATSASAASTAIKLTNNSGTPKSWSILTGGSSAAGFNGAAGSFTITDFNTIPISINSGGYVGIHTTSPSNAHKLTVGGTAVATSWDINSDRRFKKNIQTLPNALTNILKLRGVSYDWRTDEFPDRNFSLRKDIGLIAQEVETVFPEVVTTDSQGFKSVSYNKLVSPLIQSTRELYGVCLASQEQIKLLERKVASLEESKSAQNDRIKKLENENADLKKDLILIKKKLGL; via the coding sequence ATGAAGCTGATTTTTACTTTATTCGCATTTTTATTTTCGCTTCCAGCCTCTGCGGCCATTGGTTCACTCTTTACCTATGAAGGTGTGCTGACTGATTCTTCAGGAACACCGATTGCTTCAACGCAAACAGTGACTTTTCAAATTCTTTATTCACCAACTTGCGTGGTTTATTCAGAAACTCAATCTGTAACCCCGGGAACAGATGGGGAGTTCAGCGTTATCGTAGGAACAGGTTCGCGCACGGACACGACAGCCAACGCGATTGACAGAATTTTTGCGACCAGTGGTAGCGTCGCCTGTCAGGATGGGACCACTGTCAATCCAGCGGGTCAGGCGATTCGTTCTTTGCACATCAAAGTTGGATCTACGGATTTATCTCCTGATGTGACGTTGGGTAACGTTCCATTAGCCCTAAATGCTTATCGTCTTGAAGACAAAGCGGCTTCAGATTTTGTTTTGAAAAGTTCAGTCACCACTTGCGCAGTCGGTCAGTATCTCAGTTTTGATGGCGTAAGTTTTTCTTGTCAAAACGACTCTGGCGGCGCCGGAATGGTTTCTGATGTGAATGTGACAACGCCACTTACTAAAGGTGGTACAGCTTCTATTCCTGTTATTGGGATTTCAGTAGGTACGACTGCTGGCACTGTGGCTGCGGGTAATGATGCTCGTTTCACTGACGCAAGAACTCCAACCGGTAATGCGGGTGGGGATTTATCGGGAACTTTCCCGAATCCTACGGTTTCAAAGCTTCAAGGTGTGAGTGTTTCTGCAGTGGCACCGAATTCAGGTCAATTTTTAAAATATGACGGAGCATCCTGGATACCATCAGCTATTGCAATGACGGATGTTACAAATCTTAATTCAACTCTAGCTACCTATCATACAAATGCTGCTTTTAATACGGCTGTGGGAAGTGCGAACTGTGCAGCCCACCAAACACCATACTGGAATAGTGTTTCTAGTTCCTTTCAATGTCAGGCGATCAACGTTTCTGTAGCAGGTGACATAAGTGGAACTATTGGTGCCGTGAGTGTTAATAAAATCAAAGGTGTTGCTGTTGACACTACTGGGTTGATTGCGGGCCAAGTTTTAAAATATGACGGTACGAAATGGGCTGCTGCGAATGATGATAACAGTGGCGGCGGCGGTGGCGGCGGCACTGTTACTAACGTTGCAACGGGCACTGGTTTAAGTGGTGGCCCGATTACATCCAGCGGAACAATTTCATTAGATAACACGGCTGTTACAGCTGGTTCTTACACTCGTGCTTCAATCACCGTGGATGCTCAAGGTCGTTTGACTGCGGCAAATAATGGTCCAGCTATTTCTTTAACCGCCGATGTGACAGGCACCCTACCTTTAGCTAATGGTGGAACTGGGCAATCAACTGCATTAGCTGCCTTTAATGGATTATCACCTTTAACCACCAAAGGTGATTTGGTTGTTAATGATGGAACGAACGACATTCGTCTGCCCGTAGGAACTAATGGTCAGGTTCTTACTGCAAACTCTGCGCAAGCATCGGGTCTGCAATGGGCGTCATTGCCAAGTGGGACGGTGACGAACGTGAGTGGTACACTTCCGATTATAGTTGCAACGGGATCGTCGACTCCGTCCATTTCAATAAATGATGCAACAACATCTTCTAAAGGTGCTGTGCAAGTGGGTGCTGGTATCTCTGTGGTTTCCGGTACTATTGCTGCTGATCCTGCTAACTTTCCGTCTGCAGTTCCAGTAAGCAAAGGTGGTACGGGTGTTACTACTTTTTCACCAAACAGACTTCTAACTACGAATGGCTCAGGCAGTGCCGTGAGCTTCATGAACTGCGGAATGGGTCAGCTCATTTCATTTGATGCCAGTGGAATCCCAGTTTGTGCCAATGCGCCAAATTCGTTCAATAATGGTGGTAATAACTTTGGGGCTACAGCTGTATTTGGTACCAACGATAACTTCGATATTAATATTAAAACCAACAGCACCAACCGTATGACGGTGTCTTCTAGCGGTGATGTGCATATCACAGGCGGAGCTTTATCAGTGGGTTCAATGAATCCATTAGCCCGAGTCGATATTTCGACTGATAACAATAGTTCTTCTGTTTATAATCGTGTGTATTCATCGGGCAGCTCATTACATCATCCAAGCTTTGTAGGCGTACGTGGACGCGGTACACAGGCTTCGCCAGTAGTCGCATCTTCGGGCGATAAGTTGGCTGGCTTTTATGGTGCAGACCAGACATCCGCGGGAACCGCGATTTTTTCCGGAATGTCTGTTGTGGCGTCAGAAAATCATTCCGGGTCTGCTTTAGGAACTCGTTTGGAATTTAGTACGATTCAAAATACTACTACCACGGCCAATTTGGGAATGACGATCGATCACAATAGTCGTGTGTATGTTGGTACCTCAAGCGGCATTAGCAAATTGACGGTATTTGATACTAACGGTGCAGCGATCGAGGCCACTTCTGCATCTGCTGCATCGACAGCTATTAAACTAACCAACAATTCCGGGACACCTAAGTCATGGAGTATATTAACTGGTGGATCGTCTGCAGCCGGATTCAATGGTGCAGCTGGATCGTTCACAATTACCGATTTTAATACAATTCCGATAAGTATCAACAGCGGTGGTTATGTAGGAATCCATACCACATCGCCGAGTAATGCACATAAGTTAACTGTAGGCGGAACGGCTGTAGCTACTAGCTGGGATATAAATTCAGATCGACGTTTTAAGAAGAACATTCAGACTTTGCCGAATGCTTTAACGAATATCTTAAAACTACGTGGTGTATCTTACGATTGGCGCACAGATGAATTTCCCGACCGAAATTTTAGTTTGCGAAAAGATATTGGTTTGATCGCACAGGAAGTTGAAACTGTTTTTCCAGAAGTGGTCACTACCGATAGCCAAGGTTTTAAGAGCGTGTCGTATAATAAATTAGTATCACCTCTTATTCAGTCAACCCGAGAGCTTTACGGTGTGTGCCTAGCTTCCCAAGAACAGATCAAACTTCTTGAGCGTAAAGTAGCCTCTTTAGAAGAATCTAAATCAGCACAGAATGATCGCATTAAAAAATTAGAAAACGAAAATGCTGATTTAAAAAAGGATCTCATTCTAATAAAGAAAAAATTAGGACTGTAA
- a CDS encoding outer membrane lipoprotein-sorting protein, with product MKTLLAISFLTFSLTAKAEDPAEWVKKADNIRNPAATYEMKIKVETPENTSVFQVHLKGQDKTLIVTQEPARDKGRNMLMLDRDFHAYVPNLKRSMRLSLAQKLSGQVANGDISRTRWYGDYTVTKESETADEVQLLLKGNKDNLTYAWIRLWLKKGSFQPQRAEYLGLNGKTVLKRAFFEDYKNVAGALRPTTLKIEDTNKQVSHIRILSMGKRDYSDSFFTVRNMESMK from the coding sequence ATGAAGACACTTTTGGCGATTTCATTTTTGACTTTTTCACTGACTGCAAAAGCTGAAGACCCAGCAGAGTGGGTTAAAAAAGCAGATAATATTCGTAATCCCGCAGCGACTTATGAAATGAAAATCAAAGTTGAAACACCTGAAAACACGTCGGTATTTCAAGTTCATTTAAAAGGCCAAGATAAAACGTTGATTGTAACGCAAGAACCTGCTCGCGATAAGGGCCGCAACATGTTGATGCTTGATCGCGACTTCCATGCTTACGTGCCGAACTTAAAGCGCTCCATGCGATTATCCTTAGCGCAAAAGCTTTCAGGTCAAGTGGCAAACGGGGATATCTCTAGAACCCGCTGGTACGGTGATTACACTGTGACTAAAGAAAGTGAAACTGCAGACGAAGTTCAGCTTTTGTTAAAAGGGAATAAAGACAATCTTACTTATGCTTGGATTCGTTTATGGCTAAAAAAAGGCAGCTTTCAACCACAACGTGCTGAATATTTAGGATTGAATGGTAAAACAGTTTTAAAGCGCGCTTTCTTTGAAGACTATAAAAACGTTGCTGGCGCCCTTCGCCCAACGACTTTAAAAATTGAAGACACCAACAAACAAGTCAGCCATATTCGTATTCTGTCGATGGGAAAAAGGGATTATTCCGATTCGTTTTTCACAGTACGTAATATGGAAAGCATGAAGTGA